One genomic segment of Panicum virgatum strain AP13 chromosome 2N, P.virgatum_v5, whole genome shotgun sequence includes these proteins:
- the LOC120661791 gene encoding polyol transporter 5-like, giving the protein MTSAALPEAVEPKKKGNVRFAFACAILASMTSILLGYDIGVMSGAGMYIKKDLQISDVKLEVLMGILNVYSLIGSFAAGRTSDWIGRRYTIVFAAVIFFAGAFLMGFAVNYWMLMFGRFVAGIGVGYALMIAPVYTAEVSPASARGFLTSFPEVFINFGILLGYVSNYAFSRLPLRLGWRVMLGIGAAPSVVLALMVLGMPESPRWLVMKGRLADAKVVLGKTSDTPEEAAERLADIKKAAGIPAELDGDVVTVPRKESSEEARVWKELILSPTPAMRRILLSGLGIHFFQQASGIDAVVLYSPRVFKSAGITDDNKLLGTTCAVGVTKTLFILVATFLLDRVGRRPLLLSSVGGMIFSLVGLATGLTVIGHHPDAKIPWAIGVAIASTMAYVAFFSIGMGPITWVYSSEIFPLQVRALGCAMGVASNRVTSGVVSMTFISLTNAITIGGAFFLYAGVAALAWVFFFTFLRETRGRTLEAMSKLFGATDEDDLKPQDGATKDKKQLEMAGATN; this is encoded by the exons ATGACTTCCGCCGCGCTGCCGGAGGCCGTCGAGCCCAAGAAGAAGGGCAACGTCCGGTTCGCCTTCGCCTGCGCCATCCTCGCCTCCATGACCTCCATCCTCCTCGGCTATG ATATCGGAGTGATGAGCGGAGCGGGGATGTACATCAAGAAGGACCTCCAGATCAGCGACGTGAAGCTGGAGGTCCTGATGGGCATCCTCAACGTGTACTCGCTCATCGGCTCCTTCGCCGCGGGGCGGACGTCCGATTGGATCGGCCGCCGCTACACCATCGTCTTCGCGGCGGTCATCTTCTTCGCGGGCGCCTTCCTCATGGGCTTCGCGGTCAACTACTGGATGCTCATGTTCGGCCGCTTCGTGGCCGGCATCGGCGTCGGCTACGCGCTCATGATCGCGCCCGTGTACACGGCCGAGGTGTCCCCCGCGTCGGCCCGCGGCTTCCTGACCTCCTTCCCGGAGGTGTTCATCAACTTCGGTATCCTCCTCGGCTACGTGTCCAACTACGCCTTCTCCCGCCTGCCGCTCCGCCTCGGTTGGCGCGTCATGCTCGGCATCGGCGCGGCGCCGTCCGTCGTGCTTGCTCTCATGGTGCTCGGCATGCCCGAGTCGCCCCGGTGGCTCGTCATGAAGGGCCGCCTCGCGGATGCCAAGGTCGTGCTGGGGAAGACCTCCGACACGCCAGAGGAGGCCGCGGAGCGGCTCGCCGACATCAAGAAGGCCGCCGGCATCCccgcggagctcgacggcgacgtGGTCACCGTGCCTAGGAAGGAGAGCAGCGAGGAGGCGCGGGTGTGGAAGGAGCTCATCCTGTCGCCCACCCCGGCCATGCGCCGCATCCTCCTCTCGGGCCTCGGCATCCACTTCTTCCAGCAGGCGTCCGGCATCGACGCCGTGGTGCTCTACAGCCCGCGCGTGTTCAAGAGCGCCGGCATCACGGACGACAACAAGCTCCTGGGCACCACCTGCGCCGTGGGCGTCACCAAGACGCTCTTCATCCTGGTGGCCACGTTCCTGCTCGACAGGGtcgggcggcggccgctgctccTCAGCAGCGTGGGCGGCATGATCTTCTCCCTGGTCGGCCTCGCGACGGGGCTCACCGTCATCGGCCACCACCCCGACGCGAAGATCCCGTGGGCCATCGGCGTGGCCATCGCGTCCACCATGGCCTACGTGGCCTTCTTCTCCATCGGCATGGGCCCCATCACGTGGGTGTACAGCTCGGAGATCTTCCCGCTGCAGGTGCGCGCGCTCGGGTGCGCGATGGGCGTGGCCAGCAACCGCGTGACCAGCGGCGTGGTCTCCATGACCTTCATCTCGCTGACCAACGCCATCACCATCGGCGGCGCCTTCTTCCTGTACGCCGGCGTCGCGGCGCTGGCGTGGGTGTTCTTCTTCACCTTCCTCCGGGAGACCCGCGGGCGGACGCTGGAGGCGATGAGCAAGCTGTTCGGCGCCACCGACGAGGACGACCTCAAGCCCCAGGACGGCGCCACCAAGGACAAGAAGCAGCTCGAGATGGCCGGCGCTACCAACTAA